A genomic window from Tolypothrix sp. PCC 7910 includes:
- a CDS encoding DUF454 family protein: protein MLKQIRNAGRIIVGSICTVLGIIGIILPLVPGTPFLLVAAYCFSTLES, encoded by the coding sequence ATGCTCAAGCAAATCAGAAACGCCGGCAGAATTATTGTTGGTTCCATTTGCACTGTTTTGGGTATAATTGGGATAATTCTCCCCTTAGTCCCTGGTACTCCTTTTCTTCTTGTTGCTGCTTACTGTTTCAGTACTTTGGAATCATAA